The following coding sequences are from one Nicotiana tabacum cultivar K326 chromosome 1, ASM71507v2, whole genome shotgun sequence window:
- the LOC107814932 gene encoding uncharacterized protein LOC107814932 translates to MKKSGIVIASVTAASATAISSSTSSSSSSKVRISRHQDDSLKKKKKNGNSSKSVSAPASSDKFAPKFDGLRFIETLVTAHR, encoded by the exons ATGAAGAAATCAGGAATTGTGATTGCTTCTGTAACTGCAGCTTCTGCTACTGctatttcttcttcaacttcttcttcttcttcttctaaagtTCGAATTTCTCGTCATCAG gatgatagtttgaagaagaagaagaagaatggaaatTCTTCAAAGTCAGTGTCAGCACCTGCATCTTCAGATAAATTTGCTCCAAAATTTGATGGATTAAGATTTATTGAGACACTGGTTACTGCTCACAGATAA